The Atribacteraceae bacterium genome has a segment encoding these proteins:
- the yajC gene encoding preprotein translocase subunit YajC, with product MSFFLSIAHAATEAPAVTTPQQPGAPGAFTQLLPLIFIVVIFYFLLIRPQQQRQKAQRELWKGITKGDKVVTAGGMHGMVVQVGEETIVIEVAKDVKVEFSKSAVSAKK from the coding sequence ATGAGTTTTTTTCTCTCAATCGCCCATGCCGCAACCGAAGCACCAGCAGTGACAACACCCCAGCAACCGGGAGCTCCGGGAGCTTTTACTCAACTGCTCCCCTTGATATTCATTGTCGTCATTTTCTATTTCCTGCTTATCCGTCCCCAACAGCAGCGACAGAAAGCGCAGCGGGAACTATGGAAGGGGATCACGAAGGGTGACAAGGTCGTCACCGCCGGCGGGATGCATGGAATGGTGGTTCAGGTCGGTGAAGAAACGATCGTCATTGAAGTGGCCAAAGATGTCAAGGTTGAATTCTCCAAATCCGCGGTTTCTGCTAAAAAGTAA
- the tgt gene encoding tRNA guanosine(34) transglycosylase Tgt: MIGHFEVLQIDNRSRARRGLLKTAHGQIETPVFMPVGTQGTVKAVAPDRLRDLGVDIFLCNTYHLHLRPGEALLRDAGGLHSFISWDGSLMTDSGGFQVFSLSALNTVDDRGVTFRSHLDGSLHTLTPESCIQIQKDIGADIVMVLDQCIGYPATLHQETTAAHRSMFWARRCKEAFCSANQLLFGIAQGGMQEDLRRWSAGKLVETGFDGYALGGLSVGEPKPLMYSMIEACEPILPVDRPRYLMGVGSPDCILEGVARGIDMFDCVLPTRNARNSSLLTRFGRLNIKREEYSRDFSPPDSDCGCFTCRTFSRAYLRHLFKAGEILAAELATIHNLSFMVELLESVRKSVKEGYFMDFYTDFLRRWDNP, encoded by the coding sequence GTGATTGGACATTTTGAGGTGCTGCAGATTGACAACCGCTCCAGAGCCCGGCGGGGATTGCTTAAGACGGCTCATGGCCAAATCGAAACCCCGGTGTTTATGCCCGTAGGGACGCAGGGCACAGTCAAAGCTGTGGCGCCTGATCGCCTGCGGGACCTGGGTGTCGACATTTTTCTGTGTAATACCTATCATCTTCACCTGCGTCCCGGAGAAGCGCTTCTCCGGGACGCAGGTGGCCTACATTCCTTCATTTCCTGGGATGGTTCGCTGATGACCGACAGCGGAGGTTTTCAGGTGTTCAGCCTTTCGGCCCTGAATACCGTCGATGATCGCGGAGTAACTTTCCGATCCCATCTGGATGGGTCGCTCCATACCCTGACCCCGGAGTCCTGTATTCAGATTCAAAAGGATATCGGGGCTGATATCGTCATGGTCCTCGATCAGTGTATCGGGTATCCTGCCACCTTGCATCAGGAAACGACCGCCGCCCATCGCAGCATGTTTTGGGCGAGACGTTGTAAAGAGGCATTCTGTTCAGCAAACCAGTTGCTTTTCGGGATCGCGCAAGGAGGCATGCAGGAAGATTTACGCAGATGGTCGGCCGGTAAGCTCGTTGAAACCGGGTTTGACGGTTACGCCCTGGGAGGGTTAAGCGTTGGTGAGCCAAAGCCCCTGATGTATTCCATGATCGAAGCCTGTGAGCCGATCCTTCCCGTTGACCGACCCCGTTACTTGATGGGAGTGGGTTCTCCCGACTGTATTCTGGAAGGAGTCGCTCGGGGTATCGATATGTTCGACTGTGTATTGCCCACTCGAAACGCCAGAAATTCTTCTCTCTTAACCCGGTTCGGCCGTTTGAATATCAAGCGTGAAGAGTATTCCCGTGATTTCAGTCCGCCTGATTCCGATTGTGGATGTTTTACCTGCCGGACCTTTTCACGGGCATATCTCCGGCATCTTTTCAAAGCTGGAGAAATTTTGGCCGCTGAACTTGCCACTATACACAACCTCTCTTTTATGGTAGAGTTATTGGAAAGCGTACGGAAATCAGTAAAGGAAGGCTATTTCATGGATTTCTATACGGATTTTCTCAGACGGTGGGACAATCCGTAA
- a CDS encoding reverse transcriptase domain-containing protein translates to MVCPQGGPLSPLLSNIMLDELDKELEKRGHKFCRYGDDSNIYVRSERAGQRVMQSITVYLAGVLKLKINRTKSAVDRPGKRKFLGFFFYHKKGQAAKLLIAVESNIDCTVFLLGRHR, encoded by the coding sequence GTGGTCTGTCCGCAAGGCGGCCCCCTAAGTCCACTGCTGAGCAACATTATGCTCGACGAACTGGACAAGGAACTGGAGAAGCGCGGACACAAATTCTGCCGCTATGGCGATGATAGTAACATCTATGTAAGAAGCGAACGGGCCGGACAGAGGGTCATGCAGAGCATTACTGTATACCTCGCAGGCGTGCTCAAGCTGAAAATCAACAGAACCAAGAGTGCCGTAGACAGGCCTGGGAAGCGAAAGTTTCTGGGCTTCTTCTTCTATCATAAGAAGGGTCAAGCAGCAAAATTACTTATTGCAGTAGAATCAAATATTGATTGCACAGTTTTTTTACTGGGGAGGCATCGTTGA
- the secD gene encoding protein translocase subunit SecD yields MRRRRLLPWKLLVTLALVTISLIVILPVRDKIRLGLDLRGGSHIVLECVDTPDAPVDDDAVRRVVEIIRNRIDQLGVAEPVIARQGERRIMVQLPGVTDPERAVEIIGRTALLEFKNEDVETLLTGANLRDAQVQFDSFGRPSVSIDFDSEGTRLFAAATTENVGRLIGIYLDGSLISNPVVQEPILRGEAQITGRFTLDEAQNLAILLRAGALPVQVEMIENRSIDPTLGRDSINAGILAAAIGIILVFIFMFIYYGTFGVVANLALLCYGIFFLALFIGLQATLTLPGIAGFILTVGMAVDANILIFERIKEENRSGKTWRASIEAGFTKAFRTILDSNITTLIAAAMLFLLASGPIRGFGVTLSLGILCSMFTGLWISRMLIEMFAGRIKMKT; encoded by the coding sequence TTGAGGAGGAGGAGGCTGCTACCCTGGAAACTCCTGGTCACTCTGGCACTGGTCACGATCTCGCTCATTGTGATACTCCCGGTGAGAGACAAGATACGTCTTGGTTTAGATCTGCGAGGTGGGTCACATATCGTTCTTGAATGCGTGGATACTCCAGACGCACCCGTTGATGACGATGCCGTGCGGCGCGTGGTGGAAATTATCAGAAACCGGATCGACCAACTGGGGGTTGCCGAACCGGTCATCGCCCGTCAGGGAGAGCGCCGGATCATGGTCCAACTCCCCGGGGTGACCGATCCGGAACGAGCGGTGGAGATCATCGGACGCACGGCCCTGTTGGAATTTAAAAATGAAGACGTAGAGACACTCCTGACGGGAGCCAATCTGCGCGACGCCCAGGTTCAGTTTGACAGTTTCGGCCGGCCGTCGGTCAGTATCGATTTCGATTCGGAAGGAACTCGCTTGTTCGCTGCCGCCACCACGGAAAACGTTGGCCGGTTGATCGGTATTTACCTCGACGGATCCCTGATCTCCAATCCGGTTGTTCAGGAGCCGATTTTACGTGGAGAAGCCCAGATTACCGGGCGCTTTACCTTGGATGAAGCTCAGAATCTGGCTATTCTCTTACGGGCCGGCGCTTTACCTGTCCAAGTGGAAATGATCGAAAACCGGTCGATAGATCCCACCTTAGGCAGGGATTCGATCAACGCGGGGATTCTTGCCGCGGCGATTGGAATTATCCTGGTTTTCATATTTATGTTCATTTATTACGGTACTTTCGGAGTAGTTGCCAACCTGGCTCTGCTGTGCTATGGGATATTTTTCCTGGCGCTGTTCATTGGACTGCAGGCCACCCTGACTCTTCCTGGGATCGCCGGGTTCATTCTGACGGTCGGCATGGCGGTGGACGCGAACATCCTCATATTTGAGAGAATAAAAGAAGAAAACCGTTCCGGTAAAACCTGGCGGGCCTCAATCGAGGCAGGTTTTACGAAAGCATTCCGGACGATTCTTGATTCCAATATCACCACTCTGATTGCAGCTGCAATGCTTTTCTTACTCGCTTCAGGACCTATCAGGGGTTTTGGAGTCACCTTGAGTCTGGGTATTCTTTGTAGCATGTTCACCGGGCTTTGGATCAGCAGGATGCTGATTGAAATGTTTGCTGGCCGCATAAAAATGAAGACGTGA
- the secF gene encoding protein translocase subunit SecF, with protein MELIKKTNIDFMSFRKPAYIISAIIILISLISFFTRGLNYGVDFAGGLLLQYSFDQEISVEEVRSSLADLALAQSIIQKFSENEVVIRTLRIPDETREAIKENLTEDIGQAHLVRIEEVGPAIGADLRRLGVIALIAVILGILLYVSLRFEFRPAVTSVLALAHDGLVVIGILALFQREFTIPVLAAVLTTLGYSINDSIVIMDRVRENFAMRRREPLCATLNRSINETLSRTINTSLTTLLPVLALLIFGGRMLQDFSLTMLIGLLVGTYSTVFIAGALLVDWEGKKPVRR; from the coding sequence ATGGAGCTGATCAAAAAAACGAATATAGATTTCATGAGTTTCCGAAAACCGGCCTACATAATTTCAGCCATCATTATTTTGATATCCCTGATCAGCTTCTTTACTCGGGGCTTGAATTATGGTGTCGATTTTGCCGGAGGGCTGCTCTTGCAATACAGTTTCGACCAGGAAATCAGCGTTGAAGAGGTGCGGAGTTCCCTGGCCGATTTGGCGCTTGCGCAAAGCATCATCCAGAAATTTTCCGAAAACGAAGTGGTCATTCGTACCTTACGGATACCCGATGAAACCAGAGAAGCCATCAAAGAAAACTTAACCGAAGATATCGGTCAAGCGCATTTAGTCAGGATCGAAGAAGTCGGTCCAGCCATCGGTGCGGACCTCAGACGTTTGGGTGTAATTGCTCTGATAGCGGTTATTTTGGGTATTCTCTTATATGTGAGTTTGCGTTTTGAGTTTCGTCCGGCCGTAACCTCCGTTCTCGCCCTGGCCCATGATGGGTTGGTGGTCATCGGAATCCTGGCCCTTTTCCAGCGTGAATTTACAATCCCAGTACTTGCTGCCGTGTTAACAACCCTCGGGTATTCGATCAACGATTCAATCGTGATCATGGACCGAGTGAGGGAAAACTTTGCCATGCGCCGCCGGGAGCCGCTTTGTGCCACCTTGAACCGGAGTATCAACGAAACCCTATCCCGCACCATTAATACCAGCCTGACCACCTTATTGCCGGTCCTGGCTCTCCTGATTTTTGGGGGGAGAATGCTTCAAGATTTCTCTTTGACCATGTTGATCGGACTTCTGGTGGGGACTTATTCAACGGTTTTTATAGCCGGAGCTCTGTTGGTTGATTGGGAAGGGAAAAAACCGGTCAGGAGGTAG